One stretch of Streptomyces agglomeratus DNA includes these proteins:
- a CDS encoding hemolysin family protein, with protein sequence MTIPLLLLAAAFLLILANGFFVAAEFGLVTVEKQDAERAAAEGDRRARTVVAALRELSFQLSGTQLGITITSLVVGMLAQPALAELLAGPFGAAGIPAGAVSGVAVVVGMLLASAVQMVIGELVPKNWAVSRPLQVARFVAGPQHIFSTVFRPVISLLNAVANRLVRMLGVEPTDELASARTPGELVSLARHSARAGALEQDTADLFVRSLSLGGLTAQHLMTPRVKVIALQSSATAADVLNLTRATGLSRFPVYRERIDEVVGMVQLKDALAVPPHARLRTPVARVAVPPLMVPETLPVQQLLERLRSEQPIAVVVDEYGGTAGVVTLEDIVEELVGEVRDEHDDEGAERPELAAAPAEDGRPAWEAAGSCRVLTLRRIGLEVPEGPYETVAGLVAGLLGRIPAPGDRAELPGWRICVRQVDRYRAERVRFVRTAPVVTEAVR encoded by the coding sequence ATGACCATCCCCCTTCTGCTGCTCGCCGCGGCATTCCTCCTGATCCTCGCCAACGGCTTCTTCGTGGCCGCCGAATTCGGCCTGGTCACCGTCGAGAAGCAGGACGCCGAGCGGGCGGCGGCCGAAGGCGACCGGCGCGCCCGTACCGTCGTCGCGGCGCTGCGAGAGCTGTCCTTCCAGCTCTCGGGAACCCAGCTCGGCATCACCATCACCTCGCTGGTGGTCGGCATGCTCGCCCAGCCCGCGCTCGCCGAACTGCTGGCCGGTCCCTTCGGGGCGGCCGGGATACCCGCGGGAGCCGTCTCCGGCGTCGCCGTCGTGGTCGGCATGCTGCTCGCCTCCGCCGTGCAGATGGTGATCGGCGAGCTGGTCCCCAAGAACTGGGCCGTGTCCCGGCCGTTGCAGGTCGCGCGCTTCGTCGCCGGACCGCAGCACATCTTCTCGACGGTGTTCCGGCCCGTGATCTCCCTGCTGAACGCGGTCGCCAACCGGCTCGTCCGCATGCTGGGCGTCGAGCCCACCGACGAGCTGGCCTCCGCCCGCACACCCGGCGAACTCGTCTCACTGGCCCGTCACTCGGCGCGGGCCGGCGCCCTCGAACAGGACACCGCCGATCTGTTCGTACGCAGCCTCTCGCTCGGCGGACTCACCGCGCAGCACCTCATGACGCCGCGAGTGAAGGTGATCGCCCTCCAGTCCTCCGCCACCGCGGCCGACGTACTCAACCTCACCCGCGCCACCGGCCTCTCGCGCTTCCCCGTCTACCGGGAGCGCATCGACGAGGTCGTGGGCATGGTCCAGCTCAAGGACGCACTCGCCGTGCCCCCGCACGCACGCCTGCGGACCCCGGTGGCCCGAGTCGCCGTACCGCCGCTGATGGTGCCCGAGACGCTCCCCGTGCAGCAGCTCCTGGAGCGGCTGCGCAGCGAGCAGCCGATCGCCGTCGTCGTCGACGAGTACGGCGGTACGGCCGGGGTCGTCACCCTGGAGGACATCGTCGAGGAACTCGTGGGCGAGGTCAGGGACGAGCACGACGACGAGGGTGCCGAGCGGCCGGAACTGGCCGCGGCGCCCGCCGAGGACGGCCGTCCGGCCTGGGAGGCCGCCGGCAGCTGCCGGGTCCTCACTCTGCGGCGCATAGGTCTCGAAGTGCCGGAGGGGCCGTACGAGACCGTGGCCGGCCTGGTCGCCGGTCTGCTGGGACGCATCCCGGCCCCCGGCGACCGCGCCGAACTGCCCGGGTGGCGCATCTGCGTGCGCCAGGTGGACCGCTACCGCGCCGAGCGGGTGCGGTTCGTCCGTACCGCCCCGGTCGTCACGGAGGCCGTGCGATGA
- a CDS encoding hemolysin family protein — protein MSVLHLLFAGLLVLANGFFVGAEFALVSVRRSQIEPLAAGGSARARQVMQGLENLPQMMAAAQFGITVCSLTLGAVAEPTVAHLLEPVFHAVHLPPGLIHPLGYVIALAVVVFLHLVIGEMVPKNLAMAAPEKTALWLSPGLVGFARLCRPVTAALGACARVVLRLFGVEARDEVEAVFTSEQLNRLVEDSGQAGLLEPGEQERLEDALELGSLPVTDVLLDRASLVTVKPSVTPREIEELTVRTGYSRFPVCVGGGAFMGYVHVKDVLDLEERERAVPQRVWRPMATLSAELPLDDALSVMRRAATHLAQVADGSGRVLGLVALEDVLEMLVGEVRDPAHRVTAPRPPQDTATTADEPAALVG, from the coding sequence ATGAGCGTTCTCCACCTGCTGTTCGCGGGCCTCCTGGTGCTGGCCAACGGCTTCTTCGTCGGCGCCGAGTTCGCGCTCGTCTCCGTACGCCGCAGCCAGATCGAGCCACTGGCCGCCGGGGGCTCGGCACGCGCCCGGCAGGTCATGCAAGGGCTGGAGAACCTGCCGCAGATGATGGCGGCGGCGCAGTTCGGGATCACCGTGTGCTCGCTGACCCTCGGCGCGGTCGCGGAGCCGACCGTGGCGCACCTGCTGGAGCCGGTCTTCCACGCGGTGCACCTGCCGCCGGGGCTGATCCACCCCCTCGGATACGTGATCGCGCTCGCCGTGGTCGTCTTCCTGCACCTGGTCATCGGCGAGATGGTCCCCAAGAACCTCGCCATGGCGGCGCCCGAGAAGACCGCTCTGTGGCTGAGCCCGGGGCTCGTCGGCTTCGCCCGGCTGTGCCGTCCGGTGACGGCGGCGCTCGGCGCGTGCGCGCGGGTGGTGCTGCGGCTGTTCGGGGTCGAGGCCAGGGACGAGGTCGAGGCGGTGTTCACCAGTGAGCAGCTCAACCGCCTCGTCGAGGACTCGGGCCAGGCGGGGCTCCTGGAGCCCGGCGAGCAGGAGCGCCTGGAGGACGCCCTGGAGCTGGGCAGCCTGCCGGTCACCGACGTGCTGCTCGACCGGGCCTCGCTGGTCACAGTGAAGCCCTCGGTCACCCCGCGCGAGATCGAGGAGCTGACTGTACGGACCGGCTACTCGCGCTTCCCGGTGTGCGTCGGCGGCGGCGCCTTCATGGGGTACGTCCACGTCAAGGACGTACTCGACCTGGAGGAGCGGGAGCGGGCGGTGCCGCAGCGGGTCTGGCGCCCGATGGCGACGCTGAGCGCCGAACTGCCCCTGGACGACGCCCTGTCCGTGATGCGCCGCGCGGCGACGCATCTGGCGCAGGTCGCGGACGGGTCGGGGCGGGTGCTCGGGCTGGTCGCCCTGGAGGACGTACTGGAGATGCTGGTGGGCGAGGTGCGTGACCCGGCCCACCGGGTCACGGCGCCCCGGCCGCCGCAGGACACGGCGACGACGGCGGACGAACCGGCGGCCCTGGTCGGGTGA